In Streptomyces sp. P9-A4, the genomic window GCGCGGGCGGCCAGCTCCTCCACCGTCTCGCCGGGCGGGGTGGTGGGCGCCCCCGCGTCCTCCTCGCGGAGCACGCCGATGATGTCCCGCAGCCGGGCCGTGGCGTCCGCCGCCGCCCCGCGCAGCTCGCCCGCCGCCCGCTGCTGGGCGGGTCCGAGCTCCGGCGAGACCTCCAGGGCACCCGCCCGGATCGCGATCAGGGCCAGGTCGTGGCCGAGGGAGTCGTGCATGTCGCCCGCGATCCGGGACCGCTCGCGCAGCCGCTCCCGGTCGGCGACGGCGGCCTGCTCCCGTTCCATCCGGTCCGCCAGCTCCCAGCCGCTCCGGACGAGGCGGTCGTACTGCCGCACGTACCGGCCGATCAGCCAGGGCGCCACGACGGCCAGCGCGAGGGCGAGCAGCAGGGTGAACCACTGCCCCAGCGAGGTGTGGGTGAGGCGGGTCAGGAGGAGACCGACGGCCGCGACCGCGCCGAACAGCCACAGCGCCGCCCGGGTGTGCTCCTGCCGCCGTCCCGCGAGGTAGCCGAAGGCGATCAGGGCCAGGCTGTACGAGGGGGTGAACAGCTCAAGGGAGGCCGGCAGGCTCGCCGCGACCGTGACGCCGAGTGCGAGCAGTGGCCATCTGCGGCTCACCGCGACACAGCCGGCGAGGACCACGACGCCGATGGCGACCAGGGGCCAGCTGCCGCCGTCGTTCGGGTCGGACTTCAGCAGCACCGGCACGCACAGCAGCAGCCACAGGACCAGGTCGAAGAGGCGTTCCCGGGCGGCCCCGCGGCGCGGCTCAGGCATCGGGGACCAGCCCCGCCTCGTACGCGAGGACCGCGAGCTGCACCCGGTTGCGCAGGCCGAGCCGGCCGAGGACGGCGCTCACGTGCGCCTTGACGGTGCCCTCGACGACGTACAGCCGTTCGGCGATCTCCTGGTTGGAGAGGCCCGCGCCGAGGAGGGCCACGACCTCCCGCTCCCGGCCGGTGAGCGGCTCCAGGCGGGTCCGTGCCTCGGCCGCGCGGGTGAACCGCTCGCCGCCGAGGGTGTCGATGACCCGGCGGGCGACGGTGGGGGAGAGGGCGGCGCCGCCCCCGGCGACGGCCCGGACCCCGGCGATCAGCTCGCGCGGGTCCCCGGACTTGAGCAGGAAGCCGCTGACGCCGCAGCCGAGGGCGCGGGCGATGAAGGCGTCCTCGGAGAAGGTGGTGAGCATGACGACGGCCGCGTCCGGCAGGACCCCGCGCAGTTCCTCGGCGGCGCCGAGTCCGTCGAGCCGGGGCATCCGGATGTCGAGGAGGACGACGTCGGGCCGGTGCTCGCGGGCGAGCTCGACGGCCTCGTGGCCGTCGCCGGCCTCGGCGACCACCTCGATCCCCGGGTCGGAGGCGAGGATGGCCCGCACCCCGGCTCTGATCATCGTCTCGTCGTCGGCCAGCAGCACCCTGATCATGCGGTCCAGGGTATGCAGACGCGCGGGCGCCCGGAGGGAAGCTTCCCTCCGGGCGCCCGCTCCCGTGCCGTGAGGCTTACGGGAAGGTCAGCTTGAAGCTGTTGATGTAGCCGGTGTCCGACCCGGCCTTGTCCTGGACGCGGAGCTTCCAGGCACCGTTGGCGACCTCGGAGGAGGCGTTCACGGTGTAGGTCTGCTGGATGTTGTCCGCGCTGCTGCCGGTCCGGTTGTGCAGGTTGTAGACCGAGCCGTCGGGGGCGATCAGGTCGACGACGAGGTCACCGATCCAGGTGTGGACGATGTCCACGCCGACGGAGAGGTTGCTCGGCGCGTTGCCGGTGATGCCGGTGACGTTGACCGTCGAGGTGACCGCGGCGCCGGCGTCCGGGATGGCGACGTCGGCCGTGTTCTCGAAGGAGGTGCCGGTGGGCGGGGTGCCGCCACCGGAGCGCGGACCCACGTTGATGGCGGCGAAGGAGTCCTCCACGGCCTTGACCTCGGGGCTGCCGGCGCCGTACAGCTCGGTGGCCGCCGCGACGGCACCCGTGCGGGCGCCGGCGTAGTTGGTCGAGGAGCCGAACTTGGTGGTGAGCGCCTTGAACCAGATCAGCCGGGCCTTGTCGATGCCGATGCCGGTGACCGGCAGGCCGTCGGAGGTCGGCGAGTCGTAGTTCACGCCGTTGACGGTCTTGGCGCCGCTGCCCTCGGAGAGCAGGTAGAAGAAGTGGTTCGCCGGGCCCGAGGAGTAGTGGACGTCGATCGAACCGATGCCCGAGTACCAGGCGTCCTTGGACGAGCCGTCCTTGCTCGGCTTGTCCATGTAGCGCAGCGGGGTGCCGTTGCCGCGGATGTCGATCTTCTCGCCGACGAGGTAGTCGCCCGGGTCGCTGGCGTTGTTGGCGTAGAACTCGACCGCCGCCGCGAAGATGTCCGAGGTGGCCTCGTTGAGGCCGCCGGACTCGCCGCTGTAGACCAGGCCGGCCGTGTTGGAGGTGACGCCGTGCGTCATCTCGTGCGCGGCCACGTCGATGGACGTGAGCGGCTTGGCGTTGTTCGTGCCGTCGCCGTAGGTCATGCAGAAGCAGGAGTCGGACCAGAACGCGTTCACGTAGGCGTTGCCGTAGTGGACGCGGGAGTACGCGCCGACGCCGTCACCCTTGATGCCGGTGCGGCCGTGCACGTTCTTGTAGTAGTCCCACGTGAGCGCGGCGCCGTAGTGCGCGTCGGCGCCCGCGGTGGCCCGGTTGGACGTGGTGCCGTTGCCCCACGTGTCCGTGGTGTTGGTGAACAGCGTCCCGGTGCCCGACGTACCGCCGTTGAGGTCGTACGTCTTGTGGTTGCCGCGGGTGGTGTCGGTCAGCGAGTAGGAGGGCGCGGTGCCGAGGGTCACCTGGCCGCTGTACTGCGTGTTGCCGACGCCGGTCTCGATGGCCTGCCACTCGTAGAGCTTCGCGCCGGACTTCGCGTCCGTCACGACGTGCAGCTCGTTCGGGGTGCCGTCGTGCTGGAGGCCGCCGACGACGGTCTCGTACGCGAGGACGGGCGCGCCCTGGGCCATCCACACGACCTTGCGCGGGGCGCGGTCGGCGGCGGCCTTCTTCGAGCCCTCCGCGGCGGCGAGGCCGACGGCCTGCTTCTCGGCGGCGGCCGGGGCGAGGGTGGCGGCGAGGTCGACGCCCGCGAGCGTGGCGCGGTTGGACTTGATGACCCCGGCGGGGGCACCGGCCTTGGTCTCGGCGACGATCAGGTCACCGCCGAGGACGGGGAGTCCGGCGTAGGTGCGCTCGTAGCGCGTGTGGGTGGTGCCGTCGCGGTCCTGGACGACGTCGCGGACGACCAGCTTCTCCTGGGCGCCGAGGCCGAGGGACTTGGCCGTGGCGGCCTTGTCCGCGTCCGCCGCCTTGATGAGCGCGGCGCGCTCGTTGGGGGAGAGGTCGGCCGGCAGCTTGCCGGGGTTGGGCTTGCCCGCGGACAGCGCCGACGGGGCCGCCGCGAAGGGGTCGGCCGAGGCGGTACCGGCCTGCACACCGATGGTGAGCATGGCGGCGGCAGCGATCAGGGCGCCGGTCGCGGTGGCACGACGGCTGGGCGTGGATCTCACGCAGACTCCTTATGCGAGGGGGGTACCGGCGGACTTGGGTGAGCCCGTCCGGGCGGAGCAAGGAGAGCTGTGGAGCAAGTACTTGTGACGCGTTACTCGTTCGGGTGAAGCGGTGAACGGTGGTGCGAAGGACCGGGGAGAGACTGACAGGAATGACGGGGACCTGTCAGGACCGCGTCAACAAGTTGGCCGGAAATCGTCCGGTGCCCGACGGGCCGTGTTCGTTAACCGGACGTTTCGTCGATCATGGCCGCGATGCCGTCCAGCGTTCGCCCGAGCCCGAATTCGAAGAGAGTCCGCAGATCGAGACCGAACCCGCCGTCACGGGTGACGGAGGCCAACTCGGGGTACGAGCGCGCCGATTGGATCGCGTCGAACCGTGGCTCGTTCTGTTCCATCCACTCGCCGTCGGAGATGCCCGAATCCTGACGCGCCTGCTCCTCCAGGTCGTCCGCCATCGACAGCCCCTGCACATAGGCGAAGATCACCAGATGGGTGTGCAGCTTCTGCGTCGCCGTCAGCGGAGTGCCCCGCAGCGCCCGCAGCACCCACTCCGTGTACGCCATCGCATTCGGCGTCGCCACCGGCCGCGTGAACGAGGCCATCGCGTGCGCCAGCCACGGATGCCGCGCGTACACCCCGCGCAGCCAGCGCGCCCCCTGCTCCAGACCGGTCCGCCAGTCCGCCGGCACCGGACCCAACGGCACCTCGCCGCACGCCGCGTCCGTCATCAGCCGCACCAGCTCCGGCTTGCCCGGCACATGGCGGTACAGACTCATCGTGGACACCCCGAGCACGGTCGCCACCCGGCGCATCGTCAGCGCGTGCAGGCCCTCCGTGTCCGCCAGCAGGAGCGCCGCCGCGACCACCCGCTCCCGCGACAGCGGAGCCGCCTCCGGCGCCGCCCCCGCCTTCGCCCCCGAGGCCGTCACCACCGTGCCCACCCCCGGCTCCGGGCGGACAAGACCCTCCTGGCGCAGCACCGCGAGCGCCTTCGTCGCCGTGGCCATCGCCACCCCCCACTCACGGGTGATCGCCCGCGTGGACGGCACCCGGTCCCCGGGCGACAGCTCCCCCGTGTGGACGCGACGGCGGAGTTCGGCGGCGATCTCCAGATAGGGCGGCTCGGTCGTCATGGCGGGGAGTGTACTAGTGCACCAAGGCTGCTGTACGCGGCTCTGAGCTGCGGCTTCCCGGCGGGCGAGCACGGTGCACTAGGGCAGGAGTGGCGTCGTACACACCGCGCTGCTTCTCTCCTCGCATGACACTCCTCGCACCCCCCGATTCCGAGCCCCGCCCCGCCCTCGCGGGCCGCCGCGAATGGACCGCCCTCGGCGTCCTCATGCTGCCGCTGCTGCTCGTCTCCATGGACGTCTCCATCCTCTACTTCGCCATCCCCTCCATCAGCGCCGACCTACGGCCCGGAGCCACCCAGCAGCTCTGGATCCTCGACACCTACGGCTTCGTCCTCGCCGGCCTCCTCGTCACCATGGGCGCCCTCGGCGACCGCGTCGGACGCCGCAGGATGCTGCTCGGCGGGGCCGCGCTGTTCGGCGTCGCCTCCGTCGCCGCCGCCTACGCCCACACCCCCGGCGCGCTCATCGGCGCCCGCGCCCTGCTCGGCGTCGCCGGAGCCTGCCTCATGCCCGCCACCCTCGCCCTCATCCGGGTGCTGTTCCCGGACCCCGCGCAGCGCGCCAAGGCCGTCACCCTGTGGACCTCCGTCATGGCGAGCGGCATCTCCCTCGGCCCCGTCGTCAGCGGCGCGCTCGTCGAGCACTTCTGGTGGGGGTCCGTCTTCCTGATCAACCTGCCCGCCATGGCCCTGCTCCTGGTCCTCGGACCCCTGCTGCTCCCCGAGTCCAAGGGCGCCGCCGCCACCGGCCGGTTCGACCTGCTCAGCGCGGCCCTCTCGCTCGCGAGCCTGCTGACGCTCGTCGGCGGCATCAAGGAACTCGCCAAGAACGGCTGGGCCCCCCTGCCCGCGCTCGCCGTGCTCCTCGGCCTCCTCCTCGCCGGCGTCTTCCTGCGCCGGCAGACCCGGCTCGCCCACCCCATGATCGACCTCGGCCTCCTGCGGAACCGGGCCTACGGCGGCTCCGTGCTCGTCAACCTGCTCGCCATGGCGGCGACGGTCGGCTTCGCCGTCTTCCTCACCCAGTACCTGCAGTCCGTCCTCGGCCAGAGCCCGTTCGAGGCGGCGCTGTGGAGCCTCGTGCCCACCGGAGGCGTCCTCGTCGCCGCGCCGGCCGCCGCCGGGCTCGCCGGCAAGATCGACCGCGCGTACGTCATGGCCGGCGGGTTCCTCCTCTCGGCCGCCGGCTTCGCCTGGCTCGGCGCCGTCGACCGGGCCACCCCGCTCTGGGTGGTGCTCGTCGGCAGCGCCGTCTACGCGGGCGGCCTGGTCTCCGCGATGACCCTCGCCAACGAACTCGCCCTCGGCGCCGCCCCGCCCGAGCGCGCCGGAGCGGCCGCCGCCGTCCTCGAATCGGGCCAGGAACTCGGCGGGGCGCTCGGCATGGCCGTCCTCGGCGCGGTCGGCGCGGCCGTCTACACCTCCGCGATGCCGGCCTCGGCCCCGGCGGCGGCCAGGGAGACGCTGGGCGGTGCGCTGGACTCCTCGGGAGCGGTGCTCGACGCGGCGCGGGAGGCGTTCGTGTCGGCGATGAGCGGGGCGGCGGTGGGGGCGGCGGCCCTGATGGCGACGGCGGCGGTGCTTTCGCTGGTTCTGTTGCGGACCCGGCCCGGCCACGAGGCCCGGTGACCCCGCTCCACGGGCCACGGAACCGACGGCGGCAGTGGGGGTCGTGTTCGGGACGTGAAGCGTGATTTGTGGCGCATGAGAAACGCCCACGACGGCAGGACGTCCCATGCGCCGCAAATCATGCAGTCCCGAACACGACCCCCGGAACAGCCCCCACGGCACCCCCACGGGTCTGAGCGCCCCTGGGACGCTCAGCCGGCCAGGCTCTCCCGCCAAGCCCGGTGCAGCCCCGCGTAGTGCCCCTCCCCGGTGACCAGTTCCGAAGGCGGGCCGTCCTCGATGATGCGGCCCGACTCCATCACCAGGACCCGGTCCGCCACCTCGACCGTGGACAGCCGGTGGGCGATCACCACGGCCGTACGGCCCGCCAGGACCGTGTCCATCGCCCGCTGCACCGCCCGCTCGCCCGGCACGTCCAGGGAGCTGGTCGCCTCGTCCAGGATCAGCACCGCCGGGTCCGCGAGCAGGGCCCGCGCGAAGGCGACCAACTGGCGCTGGCCCGCCGAGATCCGGCCGCCCCGCTTGCGTACGTCCGTGTCGTAGCCGTCCGGTAGGCCCGCGATGAACTCGTGCGCCCCGATCGCCCGCGCCGCCTCCTCGATCTGCGCCCGGCTCGCGTCCGGCCGGCCGATCGCGATGTTCTCGGCGACCGTCCCCGAGAAGAGGAACGCCTCCTGCGTCACCATGACGACACCCCGGCGCAGTTCCGGGGTGGCGAGGTCGCGCAGGTCCACCCCGTCCAGCCGCACCGCGCCCTCCGTGGGGTCGTAGAAGCGGGCCAGGAGCTTCGCGAGCGTCGACTTGCCCGCGCCCGTCGCCCCCACCACGGCGACCGTCTGGCCCGCCGGGACCGTCAGGTCGAAGCGGGGCAGGACCTCGCCGCCCGTGCGGTAGGCGAACCGCACGCCGTCGAAGACGACCTCGCGGCCCGGGGAGCCCGGGCGGGCGGGGAGCTCCCGGGGCGCCGCCGTCTCCGGCACCCCCGGCTCCTGCGCCAGCAGCCCCGCGATCTTCGCGAGGGACGCGGCGGCCGACTCGTAGGAGTTGAGGAACATGCCGAGCCGGTCGATCGGGTCGTACAGCCGCCGCATGTACAGGACCGCCGCCGCGAGGACGCCCAGCTCCAGGGAGCCCGAGGCGACCCGGTAGGCGCCCCACAGACACATCCCGGCGACCGCCGTGTTCGCGACGAGCCGCGAGCCGGTGACGTAACGGGCCATCTCCAGGCTCGAGTCGCCGTTGCTGCGCTCGTGCCGGTGGTTGAGCACCGCGAACTCGGCGTCGTTGACCGGCTCGCGGCGGAACGCGCGGACCGGGCGGATGCCGTTCATGGTCTCCGCGAACTTCACGATCACGCCCGCGATGGCCGTGGAACGCTCGGCGAACACCCGGCTCGCGCGCCGCCGGTACAGGCTCACCAGGAAGTACAGCGGCAGGAAGGACGCCACGGCCACCGCCCCGATCCCCAGGTCCAGCCAGAGCAGCACCAGGGAGATCGACACGAAGGACAGGACGACACCGATCAGCTCCTGGAGGCCCTCCGAGAGCAGTTCGCGCAGCGACTCGACGTCCGTGGTCGAGCGGGAGATCAGCCGCCCCGAGGTGTAGCGCTCGTGGAAGTCGACGCTCAGGATCTGGGCGTGGCGGAAGATCCGGCCGCGCAGGTCGAGCAGGACGTCCTGGTTGACGCGGGCGGCCCCGCGGACGAAGACGTACTGGAGGAGGCCGGACAGGACCGCGCAGAGCAGATAGCCGAGCGCCACCGCGACGACCGGCCCGTGGTCGCCCGCCCGGAACGCCGGGACGCCCCTGTCGATGGCGTACGCCACGAGGAGCGGACCCGCCTGTACGGCCGCCTCCTTGACGAGCAGGACGAGGGCGGCGAGCGCGACCCGGACGCGGTGCGTGGCCAGGAGGGAGCGGAGCAGCGCGCCCGTCGCCCCGGGCGGGGACGGCAGGTCGTCGCGGTCGAAGGGGTCGCCGGCCGCCGGAGGCGCGGCCGGGGCGGCCTGCGGCTCGGCGGACGCGGTGTCCGTGATCTCGGTGAGTGTGCCGTCGGTCATCGGTTCCCGTTCTCCCCGGCCTTGCCCTCGCCGGACATCAGCCAGGCGTACTCCTCGCTGGTCCGCAGCAGTTCCTGATGGGTGCCCACGGCCGCGATCCGGCCCCGGGACAGCAGCGCGACCCGGTCCGCCAGCATCACGGTGGACGGGCGGTGCGCCACGACCAGCGCGGTCGTCTCCCGCAGGACGTCGCGCAGGGCCGCCTCGACCCGCGCCTCGGTGTGGACGTCGAGCGCGGAGAGCGGGTCGTCCAGGACGAGGAAGCGGGGGCGGCCGACGACCGCCCGCGCCAGCGCGAGCCGCTGCCGCTGGCCGCCGGACAGGCTCAGCCCCTGCTCGCCGACCTGGGTCGCGGTGCCCTCGGGCAGCCGGTCGACGAAGCCGTCCGCCTGCGCGACCCCGAGGGCGCGCCGCAGTTCCGGCTCGCCCGCCGAACCGCCGGCGCCCATCAGGACGTTCTCCCCGACGCTCGCGGAGAACAGGGTGGGTTCCTCGAAGGCCATCGACACCAGGGACCGCAGCCGCTCCCGGCCCATCAGGGCGATGTCCTCGCCGTCCAGCAGGATGCGGCCGTCGGAGGCCTCGTGCAGCCTCGTGACGAGGGCGGTGAGCGTGGTCTTGCCGGAGCCGGTGCCGCCGACCAGGGCGAGGGTCTCGCCGGGGCGGATGTGGAGGTCGACGCCGTCCAGGACGGGCGGGGAGCCCTCCGGGGCGTCCGGGTAGCGGAACGACACGCCTTCGAACCGCACGCCACCGGGTACGAGGTCGGGCGCCGGGTCCGTGGCCGCCTTCGGGTCCGCCGGGTCCGTGGCCGCCTTCGGGTCCGGGCCCGGAACCGCGTCCGGTTCCTCCTCGGCGTCCATCACCTCGAAGTAGCGTTCCGTCGCGGTCGCCGCCTCCTGGCTCATCGCCAGCAGGAAGCCGATCGACTCCACCGGCCAGCGCAGCGCCAGCGCCGTCGACAGGAACGCGACGAGCGTGCCCGCCGACAGGTCCCCGTCCGCGACCTGCACCGTGCCGAGGACGAGCGCCGCCCCGATGGCCAGTTCCGGTACGAAGGTGATGACCGCCCAGATCATCGCGAGCAGCCGGGCCTTGGCCAGTTCCGTACCGCGCAGCCGGCCGGACAGCTCGCGGAAGGCGGTGGCCTGGCTGCGGTGCCGGCCGAAGCCCTTGACGATCCGGATGCCGAGGACGCTCTCCTCGACGACCGTCGTCAGGTCGCCCACCTGGTCCTGGGCGCGCCGCGCGACCACCCCGTACCGCCCCTCGAAGACCGAGCAGACGATCACGAGCGGGACGACCGGAGTCAGCAGCACCAGGCCGAGCGACCAGTCCTGGGCGAGCAGCAGGACACAACCCGCGAGGATCGTCACGCCATTGACCAGGAGGAACGTCAGCGGGAAGGCCAGGAACATCCGGACCAGCATCAGATCGGTCGTGCCGCGCGACAGCAGCTGCCCCGAGGCCCAGCGGTCGTGGAAGGCGATCGGCAGCCGCTGGAGCCTGCCGTACAGCTCGGACCGCATCCGCGCCTCGACCCAGGACAGCGGACGGGCCACCAGCCAGCGCCGGAAGCCGAAGAGCACCGCCTCGGTGATGCCGAGCAGCAGCAGGTACAGCGCCCCCAGCCACACCCCGCCCGGGTCGCGTTCCGCGACCGGCCCGTCGACCAGCCACTTCAGGACCAGCGGGATGACGAGCGACAGACAGGAGGCGACGATCGCGACGAACGCGGCGGCCAACAGCCGCGCCCGTACGGGCCGTACGTACGGCCAGAGACGGAGCAGGACACGGACCGTGGACCGGCCGGCGCCGTCGTCGGTATCAGCGGCGGTACCGGTGGCGGCGGGTCCGGCCTCGGGACCGGGGGACTCTGGGGCGACAGGTTTCTCGGGCATCAGGTCCGACCATACGGTTCACCACTGACACGCCTCATCCGGTTTTCCGGCCGCCCTTCCCCGACCGGCTCCCGGATTGGTCTTGACCAGGCAAACCCGCACGTCGCAGACTTGCCCAGCCCCGCACGGGGGAGGCACAGGGGAGAAACACATGACCACGCTCGACACCTACGAGACCCGCTGCGAGCAGCTGTTCCTCGCCGGCGGCAACGCCGCCGCGCGCCGGGCCGCGCAGGAGGGACTCGACTCCCTCGGCCCGCAGGCCGATCTCTACTGCTGGCTCGCTCTGGGGCACGCCGCCGAGGACGAGGACGACCACGACGACCTCGCCGAGGAGGCCTTCCGTGCCGGGCTGGCCCTCGACGGCGACCACCTCGGGCTGCTCGCCGGCTACGCCGAGCTGTGCCTGCGCGCCGACGCGTTCGACCACCCGGGCCGCGCCTCCCGCGCCCGCGTCCTCTCCCGCCGCCTGAAGGAGCTCGCCCCCGAGTCCGCCGAGGCCGACCGCCTGGCCTCCGCCGAACGCTGGGCCCGCCGAAGCTACTGGGACGAACTGCGGACGGCCGCCGCCCAGGGGGCCGTCGCCTCCCGGCAGACGCAGGACCAGGCCCGCGCGCTCACCGACGCCCTCGCCGCGGGCGGCGGCGACGCGGCCCGCGCCGCCGAGTCCGCCGCCCCCACCGACCGCGACGCCGCCGTCCTCGCCGCGACCGTCGAGGCGCTCGCGGGCCCGTGGAACGCGCCGGTGCGCCTGCTGGGGCGCCACCGCCCGGCGGCCTGGGCCGTCTCCATGGGCCTGGCCCTCCTCACCAACACACTGCTCCGGCAGACCGGCGCCGTCGACTCCTTCAGCTTCTGGGGCTACCTCTGGCTGCTCCCGGTCCTCCTCGTCGACCGCCGTTTCTCCTCCGTGCGCAAGGAGGCCGAGGCCCGCCACCTGACCCGCCTCGAAGCGGAGCTCGCGGCCCGCCACTGAACCGCCGGCCCCAACCCCCGCCCCGCCCCGAAGTCGTACCCGCCATCAGCCGATCGGCTGATGCCACGTCGAGCGCGATGGCCGATGTCCCGGCGCCGGCCGCGCCGACAGTCTGGGGACATGACAGCGATCGAGGTACGGGGACTGCACAAGGCGTACGGCGGCCGGAAGGTCGTGGAGGGGGTTTCCTTCGAGGTCGGTGAGGGCGAGGTCTTCGGGATCCTCGGTCCCAACGGCGCCGGCAAGACCACCATCGTGGAGTGCGTGGAGGGGCTGCGGACCCCCGACGAGGGCCTGGTCCGGGTCTGCGGGTACGACCCGGCCACCCAGCGGGCAGAGATCACCCGGCTCCTCGGCGTCCAGCTCCAGGAGAGCGAACTCCAGGCGAAGCTGACCGTCCGCGAGGCGCTCGACCTCTACGCCTCCTTCTACGAGCGGCCCGCCGACCGGCACGCGCTCGCCGAGCGGCTCGGCCTCCAGCCGCATCTGGGGACCCGCTTCGGGGAGCTGTCCGGCGGCCAGAAGCAGCGGCTCTTCATCGCCCTCGCCCTGATCGGGGACCCCCGGGTCGTCGTCCTCGACGAACTCACCACCGGCCTCGACCCGCGCGCCCGCCGGGAGGTCTGGGAACTCGTCGAGTCCATCAGGGACGGCGGCGTGACCGTGCTGCTCGTCACCCACTTCATGGAGGAGGCCCAGCGCCTCTGCGACCGGATCGCCGTCCTCGACCAGGGCAGGATCGCCGCGCTCGACACCCCCGACGGGCTGATCGGGCGGGCCACCGCCGCCAAGACGATCTCCTTCGCGGCCGACACCGCGATCGGCCCGGCCGAGCTGCGGTCCCTGCCCGGAGCCGTCTCCGTGGAGACGGCGGACGGCCGGACGGTCCTCAGCGGCACGGACGAGACCGTCACCGCCTTCGTCTCCCTCCTCGCCCGCCGGGGCGTCACCGCCGGACAGCTCCGGGTCACCGACGCCACCCTCGACGACGCCTACCTCGACCTGACAGGGACCGATCACCGATGAGCACGACCACCGCCGTACCCCGCGCCCCGCGTTCCGCCACCGCCGCCGTCCTGCGCACCGAGGCCCGGCTCTTCACCCGTGAGCCCGGCGCCCTGTTCTGGGTGATGATCGCGCCGACCGTGCTGCTCACGATCCTCGGCCTGATCCCCTCTTTCCGGGAGGCCGTCCCGGAGCTCGGCGGGCGCCGGACCATCGACGTCTACGTCCCCGTCGCCGTGCTCTTCGCCCTCATCATGTCCGGGCTCAACGCCATGCCCCCGGTCCTCGCCGGCTACCGGGAGCGCGGCATCCTGCGCAGGATGTCCACCACACCCGTACGCCCCGGAGCGCTGCTCACCGCCCAGCTCGTCCTGCACGCCGTCGCCGCGCTGGTCTCCTCGTGCCTGGTGATCGGGGTGGGCAGGGTCGCCTTCGGCGTCGCCCTGCCGGAGAACCTCGTGGGCTACGGACTCGCCCTGGTCCTCGCCGTGGCGGGAGGCCTGGCCCTCGGCGGAGCGGTGTGCGCGGTCTCCCGTACGCAGAAGATCGCCACGGCGCTCGGCTCGGTCGTCTTCTTCCCCACCATGTTCACGGCCGGTGTGTGGGTGCCGGTCCAGGCCATGCCGGATACGCTGCAGCGGATTGTCCAGTTCACCCCGTACGGCGCTGCTTCCCGGGCCCTGGACGCCGCCGCCTCCGGGGGCTGGCCCGCCGGGGCCGCGCTCGCCGTGATGGCGGTGTGGACGGTGCTGCTGACCGGTGCGTCGGTGCGCTGGTTCCGCTGGCAGTGAGCGCGGCCGACCGCGGCCGGGAGAGGACGGCAGGGACACCGTGCCGATCACCGTCGAGGAACCCTGGCGCCTCTTCTACCGCTGGGGGCCGTACGCCCTGCTCGCCGTCGCCACCTGCATCGCCGTCGCGGCGGACCCGCTGACGGAGGGTACGCGGTTCACCGCGGCGGGCACCCTGGTGGCCGCCGGGCTGCTGCTCCAGCTGGGGTGGGACCGCTACAACCGCCGGACGGAGGCGGAGACCACCGGGACCGCGGAGGACGGCGTCCCGCACGTCGCCGGGCCCGGGTTCCGGCTGGTGCCCGGGGCCGCCGGGCCCGTCTCCGTCGCCTACTTCCTCCTCCGTACCGGCCTCGCCTTCACGCTCACCCTGTTCAACCCCTTCTTCTCGATCTACGCCTCCGTCGGCTTCTTCGACGCCGTCC contains:
- a CDS encoding ABC transporter ATP-binding protein; protein product: MPEKPVAPESPGPEAGPAATGTAADTDDGAGRSTVRVLLRLWPYVRPVRARLLAAAFVAIVASCLSLVIPLVLKWLVDGPVAERDPGGVWLGALYLLLLGITEAVLFGFRRWLVARPLSWVEARMRSELYGRLQRLPIAFHDRWASGQLLSRGTTDLMLVRMFLAFPLTFLLVNGVTILAGCVLLLAQDWSLGLVLLTPVVPLVIVCSVFEGRYGVVARRAQDQVGDLTTVVEESVLGIRIVKGFGRHRSQATAFRELSGRLRGTELAKARLLAMIWAVITFVPELAIGAALVLGTVQVADGDLSAGTLVAFLSTALALRWPVESIGFLLAMSQEAATATERYFEVMDAEEEPDAVPGPDPKAATDPADPKAATDPAPDLVPGGVRFEGVSFRYPDAPEGSPPVLDGVDLHIRPGETLALVGGTGSGKTTLTALVTRLHEASDGRILLDGEDIALMGRERLRSLVSMAFEEPTLFSASVGENVLMGAGGSAGEPELRRALGVAQADGFVDRLPEGTATQVGEQGLSLSGGQRQRLALARAVVGRPRFLVLDDPLSALDVHTEARVEAALRDVLRETTALVVAHRPSTVMLADRVALLSRGRIAAVGTHQELLRTSEEYAWLMSGEGKAGENGNR
- a CDS encoding ABC transporter permease, with translation MSTTTAVPRAPRSATAAVLRTEARLFTREPGALFWVMIAPTVLLTILGLIPSFREAVPELGGRRTIDVYVPVAVLFALIMSGLNAMPPVLAGYRERGILRRMSTTPVRPGALLTAQLVLHAVAALVSSCLVIGVGRVAFGVALPENLVGYGLALVLAVAGGLALGGAVCAVSRTQKIATALGSVVFFPTMFTAGVWVPVQAMPDTLQRIVQFTPYGAASRALDAAASGGWPAGAALAVMAVWTVLLTGASVRWFRWQ
- a CDS encoding ABC transporter ATP-binding protein is translated as MTAIEVRGLHKAYGGRKVVEGVSFEVGEGEVFGILGPNGAGKTTIVECVEGLRTPDEGLVRVCGYDPATQRAEITRLLGVQLQESELQAKLTVREALDLYASFYERPADRHALAERLGLQPHLGTRFGELSGGQKQRLFIALALIGDPRVVVLDELTTGLDPRARREVWELVESIRDGGVTVLLVTHFMEEAQRLCDRIAVLDQGRIAALDTPDGLIGRATAAKTISFAADTAIGPAELRSLPGAVSVETADGRTVLSGTDETVTAFVSLLARRGVTAGQLRVTDATLDDAYLDLTGTDHR